In Mucinivorans hirudinis, the DNA window TGCGGCATTCAAAACTGACGCTACGGCTCAGGCTGAAAATGGCAACAAAGCTGCCGGAACTCGTGCTCGCAAGGCATCCTTGGAACTTGAGAAATTGATGAAAGAGTTTCGCAAAACCTCTATCGAGGCTTCAAAATAGTCTGTGTGACTTTGAAGCGTTACTGAGATCCCAGCAACGGGGTCTCAGTTTTTTATTCTATGACCCTGCGTGCAATCCAGAGAAACACCATAAAGATAAAAAATGAGATGGTGAGTAAGGTGATTATGGATAACCAAATAGGGAAACCAAGCCCCCAACTAAGAGCAAAAGCCGTACCCTCCAAAATGCCCAGTGGATTTATAGACTCCAACTGAAACACATCACTCTGGGGAGCTATCAGAAAAGACAATACACAAAACAGCAATATCAGCCCAGCGACCGATATTGCTATTGTTTTGAGGTTGTATTTGGTGATGTTGGTCAACTACTTGATTACCTTTTGAAACTCTTTGGCCGGTTTAAACGCGGCTATTTTATGGGCAGGGATAGTAATGGTCGTGTTCTTAGAGATGTTACGAGCCACCTTTTCTGCGCGCTCTTTAATCAGAAAAGTGCCGAAGCCTCTGAGGTAAATATTCTCACCCTCAGCCATCGTGCTCTTAATCGAGTCCATTGAAGCCTCAATAACGGCAGCAATAGTGCCTTTTTCAATACCGGTTTTTTTAGCCACCGAGCTTATTAATTCTGCTTTTGTCATTGTTATATTATTATAGTTATAACACAAAGGTAATGACAAAGGTTGGAATATCAAGCTGTCTCCCGCACTAAATTTCGCGGCTAACGACTTGATTTATACAGTGTAATATAGTTCAGAATCTATGTTTAGCTTTTGATTATTAGCAGGTTGCCTTTCTGCTCATCAAAGATGTACGTTACAATGGCAGAGTTACTATACAGCCAGTGATTACTGCATAGTTGTTGGTTTTAATATCTCTCTGAAATCAAGTTCACAACCTGTCTTTTGGTCAACAAGATACATATCGTATTCTTTAATCCCTTTTTTCTCTGCCATTGAGTGAAGAATCTTTTTATTGATTTCTGATATTTTTGTTCGCTGAATTCAACCTGCAAATGCAACTGAATTCTGGTTAATAATTTGTTTAAATTTTTCCTTTGGCGTGAGGTATCCGAGTCTTTTACGAGGTCTATTATTTAGTTTGTTTTCAATCCATTTAATCTGCTTGTCGGTTATCTCACTAAAATCCGTACCCTTTGGGATATATTGCCTGATAAGTCCATTAGTATTCTCATTGGCACCACGTTCCCACGAATGGTAAGGTTTACAAAAATAGAAATTTAATTCTAATTTTTGTGCAATTTCCTCGTGTTTAGCAAATTCTTTTCCATTGTCAGCCGTCATAGTGTGTATAAGTTCTTTGACTTTTTTCAATGCAGATGTGGTTTTTTCGGCTAATGGGGTGGCTTCTTTCCCCGACAGCTTACGAATCCAAACTCTACTTGTTGCTCTGTCATTTATGGTAAGAATCGCTCCTTTGTGGTTCTTACCGATAATGGTATCAATTTCTAAATCCCCGAATCGTTCTTTAAGCTCAACAACTGCTGGTCGCTGGTCTATATCTATCCTGTTTGGAATAAACCCACGCCCAGCATTCTTTGAGCCTCGTTTTGCATATTTTCGTCCTTGCCTTCGTAGTAGTTTGTAGAGTTCCCCACCACTTAGTTTATCCGCCCAAATCCATTTGTAAATGGTTTCGTGCGAGACCATTTCTTTACCCAACAGTCTGCATCTACCTGTAATTTGTTCGGGGCTAAACCCTATCTTTAACATCCTTTTAACTCTTTTTTGCATTTTGAGAGTAAAGGTCTGTTTATGCCGTTTGCTCTTTTTTCGCTCATCAGCTTTTCGTTGAGCCAAATCCATTACATATTTACCACTGCGTTTATCACAGTTTCGTCTTAGTTCTCGGCTGATAGTACTTTTTGAAACCCCGATAGTTTCGGCTATCTCTTTTTGTGGATACGACTTTTGCTGCATTGCAAAAATTGTGTATCTTTGCTCTACGGTTAATTGTTTGCTCATCTGCAACTGATTTTTTGGACGGAGGAGGCTGCAAGATACAAATTTTTATCCATTCAGCGGAGGCGGGCGATGAGGTTTCCCTTATCCCCCCTCTCTGAAAAAATATGCTTGCTTCTTAACAGTACTCCTTACCGCCATCAGTTGCATTTATAAGTTGAACTCAAGTTCCATAATAGATGGCAGTAGGTTGCTTAAGCTCAATTTTTAGCGTTTTTCTATCTACTATATTTTTTGCACAGCATAAAAGTCTCCACTCCTTTTCATACTCCCAATCCACTGCTTTGTTTAGGAACATTTTTTCGGGAAATAACTGATCATGCTGAGGTATATTTGCTTCAAAGCCGTTACTCGTCAATATCCGATGTACAATTGCATTGCCAGCATAATCAGTCGCATCGTATCTATCATTTGTATAGATTACAGGATATAATAGTGCTGTTTTTCTGTCATCACAATTTTTATTGTCCACACAATTATTGCAGACAAGAAAATCCCAACCTCTTAAATCATATTCAAGCACAAATCCTTTATGGTAGTCTGAGTAATGTGACCACATTGTGATAGACTTCACATCCTCGCTAAAACATGCAATCTTGTTGATTTCCTTAGCCCCTATTCTACAGTGGTGTAGAAATTGTTTTATTTCTTCTTTGATCTGTTCATCAGTTGCTTTAAATTGATTATGAATCTGCTTAATATCTGCAAGTGACATTTTCAGATAACTTTCAACAATTTTTTTGGCAGTTTTTTTGCCATAATATTTTTCTTGAGCTTCAGGCAATTTCCGATTTGCACGTATGTATTTCCATATTGTTTTAAGATTCTCATATGAGGATTCCTCCTTGATTCTCTGAAAAATAAAATCTTCATCTGCATAGTATAGCGAGTCGTAGGGATCATTGAACATAGAAGCTGAAACAGCCCAGATAACATCTTTATCAAAGGCATCAAAATTCAACTCATTGCATGTTCTGTATCTATACAATTTTGCAGGAAAGTTGTCAATTACAGGCTTCCTAATAGCTGTTAATGCCGTACAATAATCTTCTGAGGAAACATCACCAGTGATAATATTACCATACAGTAACGATGCGAATTCTTTCCGAAAATTATTCTCCATACGAAGAGTGTTTTTGTTTATATATGATTAAACCGTCGCTGTATGATTTGAACGAATAATTACTAATAATTTACTATAAACCCATGTTTCGTCAATGTTTCCAAATTTTTTTGACAAGCATAGACATATTTGCCATCAAGGGGGAATTTGCCATCGACTATAGCTTTCATCGTATTCCATTGCCAGTCTTTTAGAATATGCCGTCTTTTATCCCATTCAACCATTTGCTTAACTACGTCCATAGTTATTGATGAATACTCAGTCATTTTCACTGGCGGTGCAACCGGTTCATCCTGCATATCATCTGCTTTAGCCAGCAAATCAATATTGCGAGCACAGATTATCTCATATATACGCATAGCCCTTGATCGGTCAATGTCAGCAATGGCTCGATTATGTTTAATTCTATTTGCCATCTCGAAAGCGACAGTCTGCTGTTTGATATCTAAGAACTCGGATTCCTTGCCCCAAATCTCGATTTCACGCCACAATTTGTATGGTATTGACTTTAGTAACTCTATCTCATATTTTTGACGCTCCTTTTCTTCATCAGTCTCAACTATAGCATTGCGTTTAGCTAATTGACCTTTATCAGCCATCTCGCCTTCGATATCTTGAATGTTTACATTCCATTGTGCACTCTTAATGGTTTGCCAGCACTCCTCCTTCTTTGCCCATTCAATATAGTGGGAACTTGGTGAGTTGTTGATAATAAACTTATTTAATTGCTTCATCAAGTCATACAGAAATGTCTGAAGTGCCTCTGAAATAGATTGATTCTTCCATATCTTAAACAAATCCAATCTATAATCAGTCAGATAGCCCAGCAAGGCTATTGCATAGGGCACAACAGCGTTCCTCATCTCGCCAATATTATTTGGCTTAACACCATAGAGATTTTCTGCTTTTTTGAAGATAATAATCTTGGCTATTGTATCTTCGAAATATATGCTATTTATCTTTCTCTGAAGGTTGTTGTTGATAAACTGGGCATAGTTCTTCTCGTTACCCCTAACGACTATATGAGGACCAATAACTAATTTCTTTCCATCCCACACCTCTTGATACGCATTGACAAACTTAGCAAGCTCAACCTTGGTGAACATCTGTTTTTTCGGATATTTTAAGTCAAACTGCTTTTGACGAGCTTT includes these proteins:
- a CDS encoding DNA-binding protein HU → MTKAELISSVAKKTGIEKGTIAAVIEASMDSIKSTMAEGENIYLRGFGTFLIKERAEKVARNISKNTTITIPAHKIAAFKPAKEFQKVIK